In Salinibacterium sp. dk2585, a single window of DNA contains:
- the sucC gene encoding ADP-forming succinate--CoA ligase subunit beta has protein sequence MDLYEYQARDLFESYGVPVLAGLIADTPEEAKAAAEKIGGTVVVKAQVKTGGRGKAGGVKVVHNADDAYAAAEQILGLDIKGHVVKRVMIAQGARIDKEFYFSVLLDRANRSYLSLCSVEGGMEIEELAVERPEALARVEVNPNTGIDLAKAEEIARAGGFPEELVSKVAPVFVKLYDVYKGEDATLVEVNPLVLTEDGEVIALDGKVTLDENAGFRHPNHEALEDKDAADPLEAKAKANDLNYVKLDGQVGIIGNGAGLVMSTLDVVAYAGEKHGGVKPANFLDIGGGASATVMANGLDVILGDPQVKSVFVNVFGGITSCDAVANGIVKALEILGDSADKPLVVRLDGNNVDEGRRILNEANHPLVTLAASMDEGADKAAELAAAAK, from the coding sequence GTGGATCTATACGAGTACCAGGCCAGGGACCTCTTTGAGTCCTACGGCGTCCCCGTACTTGCCGGCCTGATCGCCGACACCCCCGAAGAGGCCAAGGCCGCGGCCGAGAAGATCGGCGGCACGGTCGTCGTCAAGGCGCAGGTCAAGACCGGTGGACGCGGAAAGGCCGGCGGCGTCAAGGTCGTCCATAACGCGGATGACGCCTACGCGGCCGCCGAGCAGATCCTCGGCCTCGACATCAAGGGGCACGTTGTCAAGCGCGTCATGATCGCGCAGGGTGCCCGCATCGACAAGGAGTTCTACTTCTCGGTGCTGCTCGACCGGGCCAACCGCTCCTACCTGTCGCTCTGCAGCGTCGAGGGCGGCATGGAGATCGAGGAGCTCGCGGTGGAGCGTCCCGAGGCGCTTGCGCGCGTCGAGGTGAACCCCAACACGGGCATCGACCTGGCCAAGGCCGAGGAGATCGCTCGTGCCGGCGGCTTCCCCGAGGAGCTCGTCTCCAAGGTCGCCCCCGTTTTCGTCAAGCTCTATGACGTCTATAAGGGTGAGGACGCGACGCTCGTCGAGGTCAACCCGCTCGTGCTCACGGAGGACGGCGAGGTCATCGCCCTCGACGGCAAGGTCACGCTCGACGAGAACGCCGGTTTCCGTCACCCCAACCACGAGGCACTCGAGGACAAGGATGCCGCTGACCCCCTTGAGGCCAAGGCCAAGGCCAACGACCTCAACTACGTCAAGCTCGACGGCCAGGTGGGAATCATCGGCAACGGCGCGGGTCTCGTCATGAGCACGCTCGACGTCGTCGCCTACGCGGGCGAGAAGCACGGTGGCGTGAAGCCGGCCAACTTCCTCGACATCGGCGGCGGCGCATCCGCCACCGTCATGGCCAACGGCCTGGATGTCATCCTGGGCGACCCGCAGGTCAAGAGCGTCTTCGTCAATGTCTTCGGTGGCATCACGAGTTGTGACGCTGTCGCGAACGGCATCGTCAAGGCGCTTGAGATCCTCGGTGACTCGGCGGACAAGCCGCTCGTCGTGCGCCTCGACGGCAACAACGTCGACGAGGGCCGCCGCATCCTCAACGAGGCCAACCACCCGCTGGTGACGCTGGCCGCATCCATGGACGAGGGCGCCGACAAGGCCGCCGAGCTCGCCGCAGCAGCGAAGTAA
- the sucD gene encoding succinate--CoA ligase subunit alpha: MSIFLNKDSKVIVQGITGGEGTKHTALMLKAGTQVVGGVNARKAGTTVTHGDVELPVFGAVKEAMEKTGADVSIAFVPPAFAKDAMIEAIDAEIPLLVVITEGIPVGDSAEAWAYAKEKGNKTRIIGPNCPGIITPDEALVGITPANITGKGPIGLVSKSGTLTYQMMYELRDLGFSTAIGIGGDPVIGTTHIDALEAFEADPETKAIVMIGEIGGDAEERAADFIKANVTKPVVGYVAGFTAPEGKTMGHAGAIVSGSAGTAQAKKEALEAAGVKVGKTPSEAAQLMREILESL; the protein is encoded by the coding sequence ATGTCTATCTTCCTCAACAAGGACTCCAAGGTCATCGTTCAGGGCATCACGGGCGGTGAGGGCACCAAGCACACCGCCCTCATGCTCAAGGCCGGCACGCAGGTCGTCGGCGGCGTGAACGCCCGCAAGGCCGGCACGACCGTCACGCACGGCGACGTCGAGCTTCCCGTCTTCGGCGCCGTCAAGGAGGCCATGGAGAAGACCGGTGCAGACGTGTCGATCGCGTTCGTGCCCCCGGCCTTCGCCAAGGACGCCATGATCGAGGCCATCGACGCCGAGATCCCCCTCCTCGTCGTGATCACCGAGGGCATCCCCGTCGGCGACTCGGCCGAGGCGTGGGCCTACGCCAAGGAGAAGGGCAACAAGACCCGCATCATCGGGCCGAACTGCCCCGGCATCATCACCCCCGACGAGGCGCTCGTCGGCATCACGCCGGCGAACATCACGGGCAAGGGACCGATCGGCCTCGTCTCCAAGTCGGGCACCCTCACCTACCAGATGATGTACGAGCTCCGTGACCTGGGCTTCTCGACCGCGATCGGCATCGGCGGCGACCCCGTCATCGGCACGACGCACATCGACGCGCTCGAGGCCTTCGAGGCTGACCCCGAGACCAAGGCGATCGTCATGATCGGCGAGATCGGTGGCGACGCTGAGGAGCGCGCAGCCGACTTCATCAAGGCCAACGTCACCAAGCCGGTCGTCGGCTACGTCGCTGGCTTCACGGCTCCCGAGGGCAAGACGATGGGCCATGCCGGCGCGATCGTCTCCGGCTCCGCGGGCACCGCGCAGGCCAAGAAGGAGGCCCTCGAGGCCGCAGGCGTCAAGGTCGGCAAGACCCCGTCCGAGGCCGCGCAGCTCATGCGCGAGATCCTCGAGTCCCTCTAA
- a CDS encoding helix-turn-helix transcriptional regulator, with protein sequence MSESQSASGSEASGRAAKAEHSDAVHNRLAMLRAERRVSRRELADAVGVHYQTVGYLERGEYNPSLHLALRIARFFDVPVEVVFSLEPFPRLGPEA encoded by the coding sequence GTGTCTGAATCGCAAAGCGCGAGTGGTTCCGAGGCATCCGGTCGGGCGGCCAAGGCCGAGCACTCGGATGCCGTGCACAACCGCCTCGCGATGCTGCGCGCCGAGCGGCGCGTGTCGCGGCGTGAGCTCGCGGATGCCGTCGGGGTGCACTACCAGACGGTCGGCTACCTGGAACGGGGCGAATACAACCCGAGCCTTCACCTCGCGCTGCGCATCGCGCGCTTCTTCGACGTGCCCGTCGAGGTCGTGTTCTCCCTGGAGCCGTTCCCTCGGCTCGGGCCGGAGGCGTAG
- a CDS encoding DUF4166 domain-containing protein encodes MTASVYARALGERFGMLHPELQRWFGSTAAVRASGIFDEAGSRHRWLRPVLGVTAKFGILMSEHGRHVPFEVEMAPVGASTIATRRVLHFARTDRILSDTTRVARGRLIDSFAGGRLQVEMVPDVAEGALIVHSARARLMLGRYPLPVPTPRVRLRHAWDADAAQHTIDVAVTVPVLGEVFGYRGHFTARNA; translated from the coding sequence ATGACCGCCTCCGTGTATGCCCGCGCCCTTGGCGAACGCTTCGGGATGCTGCATCCGGAGCTCCAGCGCTGGTTCGGCAGCACCGCCGCCGTGCGTGCCTCGGGCATCTTCGATGAGGCCGGTTCCCGCCACCGCTGGCTGCGGCCCGTCCTGGGTGTGACGGCGAAGTTCGGCATCCTCATGTCGGAGCACGGCCGCCACGTGCCCTTCGAGGTCGAGATGGCGCCGGTCGGCGCGAGCACGATCGCAACCCGCCGCGTGCTGCACTTCGCCCGCACGGACCGCATCCTGAGCGACACCACTCGAGTAGCCCGCGGCCGACTGATCGACTCCTTCGCGGGCGGTCGCCTGCAGGTCGAGATGGTTCCGGATGTCGCGGAGGGCGCGCTCATCGTCCACTCCGCACGGGCTCGCCTCATGCTGGGGCGGTACCCGCTGCCCGTGCCGACCCCGCGGGTGCGTCTGCGTCACGCGTGGGACGCGGATGCGGCACAGCACACGATCGACGTCGCCGTCACTGTGCCCGTGCTCGGCGAGGTCTTCGGCTACCGCGGGCACTTCACCGCGAGGAACGCCTGA
- a CDS encoding DUF6350 family protein, translating into MNRSLTAVFSGLEALLVVGIGIAIPLLPLTFMWGFQYELQVEWPVFWRAAVDTWLLGHGAAMRATVDPDFAATLGLPALSEPFILSLAPLGFALLTLLLGQRAGRRIAETPHHLLGLGVAAATFAVLAFAAVMTSLHELARPSIVQGTIFTTLVFVGGLAIGAGLARYRLSDSRPKDLVDRAVTWLTDWPAGVQTVVWGGLRAGVASVAAVMLVASVVVAVLVAVNYGEIIALYEASQGGPLGVTVLTVAQLAFVPNLVVWAASWLLGPGFAIGTGSAVSPLGTTLGPIPPIPVLGAVPTGDLAGGFLGILVPVIVGFLVGVFVRMRSERMLELPSSVALGSLAGVVAGAVFALLAWWSGGSGGPGRLELIGPNPLLVGLCAALEVGVACILGLLVAGRRVARSE; encoded by the coding sequence ATGAATCGCTCGCTCACCGCCGTCTTCTCCGGGCTGGAGGCGCTGCTTGTCGTGGGCATCGGCATTGCGATTCCGCTGCTGCCGCTGACCTTCATGTGGGGGTTCCAGTACGAGCTGCAGGTGGAGTGGCCGGTCTTCTGGCGTGCAGCCGTGGACACGTGGCTGCTGGGCCATGGCGCCGCCATGCGGGCGACGGTCGACCCGGACTTCGCGGCGACGCTCGGCCTGCCCGCCCTCAGCGAGCCGTTCATCCTGTCGCTCGCGCCGCTCGGCTTCGCCCTGCTGACCCTGCTGCTCGGGCAGCGCGCTGGCCGACGTATCGCCGAGACGCCGCACCACCTCCTCGGCCTGGGCGTCGCGGCGGCGACCTTCGCGGTGCTCGCCTTCGCGGCCGTCATGACGTCGCTCCATGAGCTGGCTCGCCCCTCGATCGTGCAGGGCACGATCTTCACGACCCTCGTCTTCGTCGGGGGGCTCGCGATCGGCGCGGGCCTGGCGCGCTACCGCCTCTCGGACTCCCGGCCCAAGGATCTCGTCGATCGCGCCGTGACGTGGCTCACGGACTGGCCGGCAGGGGTGCAGACGGTCGTGTGGGGCGGGCTGCGTGCGGGTGTGGCATCCGTCGCGGCAGTGATGCTGGTCGCTTCCGTGGTCGTGGCGGTGCTCGTGGCGGTGAACTACGGCGAGATCATCGCCCTCTATGAGGCCTCGCAGGGCGGCCCGCTGGGTGTGACGGTGTTGACGGTGGCCCAGCTCGCGTTCGTGCCGAACCTGGTGGTCTGGGCGGCGTCGTGGCTACTCGGCCCGGGGTTCGCGATCGGCACCGGTTCTGCCGTGTCACCGCTCGGCACGACGCTCGGCCCCATCCCGCCCATCCCGGTGCTCGGCGCGGTGCCGACGGGCGACCTCGCCGGGGGCTTCCTGGGCATCCTCGTTCCGGTCATCGTCGGCTTCCTGGTGGGGGTCTTCGTGCGCATGAGGAGCGAGCGGATGCTCGAACTCCCGTCAAGCGTCGCGCTGGGTTCGCTCGCGGGTGTCGTGGCGGGTGCCGTGTTCGCCCTCCTGGCGTGGTGGTCGGGCGGCAGCGGGGGACCTGGCCGCCTCGAACTCATCGGCCCGAACCCGCTTCTCGTCGGGCTGTGTGCCGCCCTCGAGGTCGGCGTCGCGTGCATCCTCGGCCTGCTGGTGGCGGGCAGGCGGGTTGCCCGTTCGGAGTAG
- a CDS encoding ABC transporter permease — protein MSAQWNAMRLGARRGWLEWIMSLRNLGDVSYTIVGVIIAGVVVYLYRDATLIDGSTTPMAVYVVASVLAVQLTFATTYNVAVLLSTEREDGTLLRMKSLPSGVRAYTTGITTRAILDFVAVVAVTLVVVVVILWPRMTLSALDVLILAGVLVLGIIALTSFGFVLGSIFRSPRAVGGWGILLIGALAWVSGLVQPMVSMPTWAQVIGQGSPLYWVGLGIRAALLPGEFSVLEVGGEWRLWLVFPVLAAWTAAGLLLAPMLLSRMARRESATSVAQGRERALSRV, from the coding sequence ATGAGCGCACAGTGGAATGCCATGCGACTCGGCGCGCGGCGGGGGTGGCTCGAGTGGATCATGTCCCTGCGCAACCTAGGGGATGTCAGCTACACGATCGTGGGGGTCATCATCGCGGGCGTCGTGGTCTATCTCTACCGCGACGCCACCCTCATCGATGGCTCAACGACGCCCATGGCGGTGTACGTCGTCGCGAGCGTCCTGGCGGTGCAGCTGACGTTTGCGACGACCTACAACGTTGCGGTACTGCTCAGCACCGAACGTGAGGACGGAACCCTGCTGCGCATGAAGTCACTCCCCTCCGGGGTCAGGGCCTACACGACCGGGATCACGACGCGGGCCATCCTGGACTTCGTCGCCGTCGTGGCGGTGACCCTGGTCGTGGTCGTCGTCATCCTCTGGCCGCGGATGACGCTCTCCGCGCTTGACGTGCTCATTCTGGCGGGCGTGTTGGTGCTGGGCATCATCGCCCTGACATCCTTCGGCTTCGTGCTTGGCTCGATCTTCCGAAGTCCGCGCGCGGTCGGTGGCTGGGGGATTCTCCTCATCGGCGCCCTCGCCTGGGTATCGGGTCTTGTCCAGCCCATGGTGAGCATGCCGACATGGGCGCAGGTTATCGGCCAGGGTTCGCCGCTCTACTGGGTTGGCCTCGGCATCCGTGCTGCTCTGCTGCCGGGGGAATTCTCCGTGCTCGAGGTGGGAGGAGAATGGCGGCTATGGCTGGTTTTCCCTGTGCTTGCTGCGTGGACCGCGGCAGGGCTTCTGCTGGCGCCCATGCTCCTGTCTCGGATGGCGCGGCGTGAGTCGGCAACCAGCGTCGCCCAGGGCAGGGAGCGTGCCCTCAGCCGTGTCTGA
- the purN gene encoding phosphoribosylglycinamide formyltransferase, with product MLKLVVLISGGGSNLRSLLEASEDAEFPARVVAIGADRDADGLAHAEEFGIPSFAVSFANYQDRDSWGAALLEQIQRWEPDLVILSGLMRLLPAGVVEALSPNLINTHPAYLPEFPGAHGVRDAIAAGVTQTGASVIVVDNGVDSGPIISQRRVPVLPHDTESTLHDRIKLVERELLVQAVLDIANGTIDLKELAS from the coding sequence GTGCTGAAACTCGTCGTGCTCATCTCCGGCGGCGGTTCGAATCTCCGCTCCCTTCTGGAGGCGTCGGAGGATGCCGAGTTCCCGGCCCGCGTGGTCGCGATCGGTGCCGATCGTGATGCGGATGGGCTCGCGCACGCGGAGGAGTTCGGCATCCCGTCGTTCGCGGTTTCCTTCGCGAACTACCAGGACCGTGACTCCTGGGGTGCCGCCCTGTTGGAGCAGATCCAGCGTTGGGAGCCCGACCTCGTCATCCTGAGCGGGCTCATGCGCCTGCTCCCCGCGGGCGTCGTTGAGGCGCTGTCGCCCAACCTGATCAACACGCATCCGGCGTATCTGCCTGAGTTCCCGGGCGCGCACGGCGTGCGTGACGCGATCGCGGCGGGGGTGACCCAGACGGGGGCGAGTGTCATCGTCGTCGACAACGGGGTCGACAGTGGCCCGATCATCTCGCAGCGCCGCGTGCCCGTGCTGCCCCACGACACCGAATCGACCCTCCACGACCGCATCAAGCTGGTCGAGCGTGAGCTGCTCGTGCAGGCCGTGCTCGACATCGCCAATGGAACCATCGACCTGAAGGAACTCGCCTCATGA